Part of the Mycolicibacterium mengxianglii genome is shown below.
CTCGAGGCGCAACGATTCGGCGCCGAGCAGGTGTGCCACTGGGCCGACCCTATCGTGCCCGCGGCGGTGGTCGCCACTGTGACCAAAGGTGCGGCTGATACCACAGCGATGTGTAATGATCTGCAGGCTGTCGGGGCTAGATGATCAGGGCGTTCAGCAGGGGAGCACCGGATGGATTCAAAATGGACCTGACCTTTTCCGCAGTCACCAGGCCGGTGGGGCGACTGGTGGCCACCGCGCAGAACGGCCTCGAGGTATTGCGTCTCGGTGGACTGGAAACCGGCTCAGTGCCATCGCCGTACCAGATCGTCGAGAGCGTCACGATGTACAAACTCCGGCGGTACTTCCCGCCGGACACCCGGCCCGGCAAGGCGCACGTGGGCCCGCCGGTGCTGATGGTGCACCCGATGATGATGTCGCCGAACATGTTCGACGTCACCCGCGAGGACGGCGCTGTCGGCATCCTGCACTTCGCCGGCCTGGATCCCTGGGTGATCGACTTCGGCGAACCGGACAAGGTCGAGGGCGGTATGCGCCGCACCCTGACCGACCACATCGTCGCGCTCAACGAGGCCGTCGACACCATCAAGAAGACCACCGGGCACGACGTGCACCTGGCGGGCTATTCGCAGGGCGGCATGTTCTGCTATCAAGCGGCTGCCCTGCGCCAATCCAAGGACATCGCCAGCATCGTGGCCTTCGGAGCGCCAGTGGACACCCTGGCCGCGCTGCCGATGGGGATCCCGTCGAATCTGGGCGCCGTCGCCGCGGACTTCATGGCCGATCACGTGTTCAACCGCCTCGACGTCACCGGCTGGATGGCGCGGACCGGCTTCCAGCTGCTCGATCCACTCAAGACGGCCAAGGCGCGAGTGGACTTCCTGCGCCAACTCCATGACCGCGACGCGTTGTTGCCGCGTGAGCAGCAACGCCGGTTCCTGGACTCCGATGGCTGGATCGCCTGGTCCGGCCCGGCCGTCCAGGAGCTGCTCAAACAGTTCATCTCCCACAACCGGATGATGACCGGCGGGTTCGCGATCGACGGCCAGTTGGTGACGCTCACCGACATCACCTGCCCGGTACTTGCCTTCGTCGGGGAGGTCGACGATATCGGCCAGCCTGCCTCGGTACGGGGGATCAAACGCGCCGCACCGGCCGCCGAGGTCTACGAGACGATCCTGCGAGCGGGACACTTCGGCTTGGTCGTCGGCACCAAGGCCACGGAGATCACCTGGCCAACGGTCGCGGACTGGGTGCTGTGGCTGGCCGACCTCGGGCCCAGGCCGACCAATGTGGCCGACATGGCCGATCACGGCGAACACTTCGACAGTGGTGTGGCGTTGGCCTCGCGTGTCGCCCACGGCGTCGGCGAGGCCTCCGAGGTGGCGTTGTCGCTGGCTCGCGGTGCCGCCGGCGCGGTGGTGGCCGCCAACAAATCGATGCGCGCCCTGGCGGTCGAGACTGCCCGCACACTGCCTCGGCTGACGCGGCTCGGACAGATCAACGACCACACCCGCATCTCGCTGGGTCGCATCATCGCCGAGCAGGCGCAGGGAGCGCCGGAAGGGGAGTTCCTGCTCTTCGACGGCCGCGTCCACACCTACGAGGCAGTGGACCGGCGCATCAACAATGTGGTCCGCGGTCTGATCAAGGTCGGGGTGCGTCAAGGTAACCACGTCGGCGTGTTGATGGAGACCCGTCCCAGCGCCCTGGTCGCCATCGCCGCCCTGTCCCGGCTCGGCGCGGTGGCTGTACTGATGCCGCCGGACGGCGACCTCGAGGCCGCCGCACGGGCAGGCGGCGTCGCCGAGATCATCACCGACCCCACCTATCTGGATGCCGCACTCAAGCTGTCGCTGCAGGTCCTGGTGCTCGGCGGCGGCGAACTCCGCAGCCTCAACCTCCCCGCCGACGCCGACGTCATCGACATGGAGCAGATCGACCCCGATGCCGTCGAGCTGCCCGGGTGGTACCGCCCCAATCCGGGGCTGGCACGCGACCGCGCCTTCGTGGCGTTCAGCACCGTGGGCGGCAAGCAGGTGCCCAAGCAGATCAGCAATTACCGGTGGGCGCTGTCGGCGTTGGGTACCGCCTCGACCGCGGCGCTGGACCGCAGTGACACGGTGTACTGCCTGACCCCGCTGCACCACCAGTCCGGCCTGCTGGTCGCACTGGGTGGGGCCGTCGTCGGCGGGGCCCGGATCGCGCTGTCGCGGGGATTGCGTCCAGACACCTTCGTGCAGGAGGTGCGGCGCTACGGAGTGACGGTGGTGTCCTACACCTGGACCATGCTGCGCGACGTCATCGACGACCCCGGTTTCGCATTGCACGGCAACCATCCAGTGCGCCTGTTCATCGGCTCCGGCATGCCGGCGGG
Proteins encoded:
- a CDS encoding acyl-CoA synthetase, whose product is MDLTFSAVTRPVGRLVATAQNGLEVLRLGGLETGSVPSPYQIVESVTMYKLRRYFPPDTRPGKAHVGPPVLMVHPMMMSPNMFDVTREDGAVGILHFAGLDPWVIDFGEPDKVEGGMRRTLTDHIVALNEAVDTIKKTTGHDVHLAGYSQGGMFCYQAAALRQSKDIASIVAFGAPVDTLAALPMGIPSNLGAVAADFMADHVFNRLDVTGWMARTGFQLLDPLKTAKARVDFLRQLHDRDALLPREQQRRFLDSDGWIAWSGPAVQELLKQFISHNRMMTGGFAIDGQLVTLTDITCPVLAFVGEVDDIGQPASVRGIKRAAPAAEVYETILRAGHFGLVVGTKATEITWPTVADWVLWLADLGPRPTNVADMADHGEHFDSGVALASRVAHGVGEASEVALSLARGAAGAVVAANKSMRALAVETARTLPRLTRLGQINDHTRISLGRIIAEQAQGAPEGEFLLFDGRVHTYEAVDRRINNVVRGLIKVGVRQGNHVGVLMETRPSALVAIAALSRLGAVAVLMPPDGDLEAAARAGGVAEIITDPTYLDAALKLSLQVLVLGGGELRSLNLPADADVIDMEQIDPDAVELPGWYRPNPGLARDRAFVAFSTVGGKQVPKQISNYRWALSALGTASTAALDRSDTVYCLTPLHHQSGLLVALGGAVVGGARIALSRGLRPDTFVQEVRRYGVTVVSYTWTMLRDVIDDPGFALHGNHPVRLFIGSGMPAGLWQRVNDAFAPAQVVEFFATTDGQAVLANVSGAKIGSKGRPIPGSGQVALAAYDADSDLILEDDRGFVQAAETDQVGVLLARPRGPIDPTAAVKRGVFAPADTWISTEYLFRRDSDGDYWLVDNRPGVMHTKRGAVYAEPITTAISMIPAVDLAVTYGVPGKSGDLAVTALVLRPGATVTAADLSESMAHLVVGLPPDIVHVVDELPMAATYRPTVGALRTAGVPKASRTAWILDAETGQYKRLTAAARNRVADAPAGGRA